One window of Melioribacteraceae bacterium 4301-Me genomic DNA carries:
- a CDS encoding thioredoxin domain-containing protein, producing MTINRRKPNKLINEKSPYLLQHAYNPVNWFPWSSEAFEIAEKENKPIFLSIGYSTCHWCHVMEKESFEDEEIADILNKNFISVKVDREERPDIDNIYMTVCQMITGSGGWPLSIFMTSDKKPFFAGTYFPKEDKYGRIGFKNLLVNIIKAWQEKKEEIELSANEITSYLKQSFEQNTFGLLDEKVFHQAFQYFEKKFDNEYGGFGSAPKFPSPHNLMFLLRYYYKYKNEAALVMVEKTLTQMRLGGIFDQIGYGFHRYSTDRKWLIPHFEKMLYDQALLIHAYAEIFQLTKNNFYKKVVDEIVDYVARDMSSIDGGFFSAEDADSEGVEGKFYLWTKNEIIETLGKEQGEFFSRLLNVELDGNFCDEISKQNNGKNILHLKNVDEFLANEIPINELRKKLFEQRNQRIKPHKDDKILTDWNGLMISALAKASRVFNRNEYMSYALKSADFVIDNLMDNNGNLYHRYRQGEKSIAGNLDDYAFFIWGLLEIFASSFEPSYVKTAIKLIDLTIEKFWDSENGGFFFTELNNDILVRTKEIYDGAIPSGNAVMMQNLIKVSRIAGENKYEEIAQKALNSFAALINNSPHAFTQSLIALKLLISTSYEIVIVNESGNNESYKKLFETFLPNIIIIELNRTNKQELANSFEFFKNFKSTNDKPTFYLCENYQCQQPTNDIEIIYHKLGIKNSS from the coding sequence ATGACTATAAATAGAAGGAAGCCTAACAAACTTATCAATGAAAAAAGTCCCTACCTTCTGCAACATGCTTATAACCCTGTAAATTGGTTCCCATGGTCATCTGAAGCATTTGAAATAGCTGAAAAAGAAAACAAACCAATATTTCTTTCAATTGGTTATTCAACATGCCATTGGTGCCATGTAATGGAAAAAGAGTCTTTCGAAGATGAGGAGATTGCTGATATTCTCAATAAAAATTTTATTTCGGTTAAAGTCGATAGAGAAGAGCGACCCGATATAGATAATATTTATATGACTGTATGTCAGATGATTACTGGCAGTGGCGGCTGGCCGCTTTCGATATTTATGACTTCTGATAAAAAGCCTTTCTTTGCTGGTACTTACTTTCCTAAGGAAGATAAATACGGTAGAATCGGCTTTAAAAATTTACTTGTAAATATTATTAAAGCATGGCAGGAAAAAAAAGAAGAAATAGAACTAAGTGCTAATGAAATTACAAGTTATTTAAAGCAATCATTTGAACAAAATACTTTTGGTTTACTGGACGAAAAGGTTTTTCATCAAGCGTTTCAATATTTTGAAAAGAAATTTGATAATGAATACGGTGGATTTGGCAGCGCACCTAAATTTCCGTCACCGCATAATCTAATGTTTCTATTAAGATATTATTATAAATATAAAAATGAAGCTGCCTTAGTAATGGTGGAAAAAACTTTAACGCAAATGCGTCTCGGCGGGATTTTTGATCAGATAGGCTACGGATTCCATAGATATTCAACTGATAGGAAATGGTTAATTCCACATTTCGAAAAAATGCTTTATGACCAGGCTTTACTTATTCATGCTTATGCTGAGATTTTTCAGCTAACTAAAAATAATTTCTATAAAAAAGTAGTTGACGAAATTGTTGATTACGTTGCAAGAGATATGTCATCTATAGATGGTGGATTTTTTTCTGCTGAAGATGCAGATAGTGAGGGAGTTGAAGGTAAATTTTATTTGTGGACAAAAAATGAGATCATTGAAACTTTAGGTAAAGAACAAGGCGAATTTTTTTCAAGGTTATTAAATGTTGAACTTGACGGCAACTTTTGCGATGAAATATCAAAGCAAAATAACGGTAAAAATATTTTGCACTTGAAAAATGTTGATGAATTTCTCGCCAATGAAATTCCTATTAATGAACTAAGAAAAAAATTGTTTGAACAACGCAATCAGAGAATCAAGCCACATAAAGATGATAAAATATTAACAGATTGGAATGGATTAATGATTTCTGCGCTTGCTAAAGCCAGCAGGGTTTTCAATAGAAACGAATATATGAGTTATGCCCTTAAATCAGCTGATTTTGTTATTGATAATCTAATGGATAATAATGGTAATTTATATCACCGTTATAGGCAAGGTGAAAAAAGTATTGCCGGAAACCTTGATGATTATGCATTTTTTATTTGGGGATTACTAGAAATTTTTGCCTCATCCTTTGAACCAAGTTATGTGAAGACGGCTATTAAATTAATTGATTTGACTATTGAAAAATTTTGGGATTCTGAAAATGGCGGTTTTTTCTTTACCGAATTAAATAACGATATATTAGTAAGAACTAAAGAAATTTATGATGGTGCTATACCTTCAGGAAATGCTGTAATGATGCAAAACTTGATTAAAGTCTCTAGAATTGCTGGCGAAAATAAGTACGAAGAAATAGCACAAAAAGCGCTAAACAGCTTTGCTGCGTTAATTAATAATTCTCCCCATGCTTTCACTCAATCACTTATAGCATTAAAATTATTAATCAGCACTTCTTACGAAATTGTAATTGTAAACGAATCAGGCAATAATGAATCTTATAAAAAGCTGTTTGAAACTTTTTTGCCTAATATCATAATTATTGAATTGAATAGGACTAACAAACAGGAATTGGCCAACAGTTTTGAATTTTTTAAGAACTTTAAAAGCACAAATGATAAACCCACATTTTACTTATGTGAAAATTATCAATGTCAGCAACCCACAAATGATATAGAAATAATATATCATAAACTTGGAATAAAAAATTCAAGTTGA